From one Trifolium pratense cultivar HEN17-A07 linkage group LG1, ARS_RC_1.1, whole genome shotgun sequence genomic stretch:
- the LOC123911316 gene encoding uncharacterized protein LOC123911316 isoform X1, whose product MVDKGGKSCPICTEEMDLTDQHLKPCKCGYEICVWCWHHIMEMAQKDETEGRCPACRSPYDKERIVAMAANCRRLVAEMNSQHKKKIHKLKPKSSDGRKHLTDVRVIQRNLVYIIGLPLNLADENLLQRKEYFGRYGKVLKVSISRTSTGIIQHSANNSCCVYITYSKESEAVRCIQSVHFFVLEGRSLRACFGTTKYCHAWLRNVPCSNRECLYLHDHGAHEDSFTKDELVLAFARSRVLQIIGATNNLHRRSGSVLPPPPDDPRHMSSATKVVSTSPLDIKGSCSSNGAANSTALPAANSWARCVSGSLPQEISSSCSSNLANRKIEASNDSQALLPEAVCTERSILDTKKSGEDENSSDVHSDSVIVPSELNKHHVGGNSQTCESNVINKVTVKKLSGIISSNCETSSAAFVGLDQDKAAPSVSTSVLEIAGLHDLNTNKAVSSRDVHGICSELSSVSINSHLEDSFFTRDSDRIPFTQNSINSSLGKHLHQDNGYCKDHSTTPAFWEDIIVDDSLNKDYDQQQFCKGKNNLASVLHSPCCPQNLTQSSHQLKQQNQICNQNHFGKPSESLTEPLGAGFEKLVESEDTGSNVDNKVSSDIGENHIISNILSLELDAWEDSLVKLLDESDEPYTSFKAPALRNIQDKNQSRFSFARHDGSLNGASDLQSFGIIGFDPKVNYASGGYNGNKDMFTGKQHPHAFPSSNSVLSDKFDGSPSLVPSKFSMAKAHATSPPGFSMSGRIPPGFSRGRVEQSCNGSVEHLRPQYAPPSVNIGRIGDVEFKNPMVLDPSRGIVDEKLNSVPFNLRQTLLPQFSPNEDEARLKMLLQQSTASQNLRLTDHFGNRFSPQSDAYRTSSRFLDQFQSNTPSFSEQLHSQQFNSNILGSNNQWGSWNDSKYFSGLSMSEVLNNEIGGYNNFIPSYENIKSKHLN is encoded by the exons ATGGTTGACAAAGGAGGAAAATCATGTCCGATATGCACTGAGGAGATGGACCTGACTGATCAGCATCTGAAGCCTTGCAAATGTGGCTATGAG ATCTGTGTATGGTGTTGGCATCACATAATGGAAATGGCACAGAAGGATGAAACTGAGGGCCGTTGTCCTGCCTGCCGTTCACCTTATGACAAAGAACGCATTGTGGCAATGGCAGCTAACTGTCGAAG ATTGGTTGCTGAAATGAACTCACagcataaaaagaaaatacataagTTGAAGCCTAAATCATCAGATGGAAGGAAACATCTTACTGATGTTAGAGTCATTCAGCGCAACCTTGTGTATATAATTGGACTTCCTCTTAACCTTGCAGATGAAAAT CTACTTCAGCGTAAGGAGTACTTTGGAAGGTATGGAAAGGTTTTGAAAGTCTCAATATCTCGTACATCAACGGGCATTATTCAACACTCTGCAAACAACAGCTGTTGTGT gTATATaacttactcaaaagaatctGAAGCAGTTCGATGTATTCAATCAGTTCATTTTTTTGTATTAGAAGGTAGATCATTGAG GGCTTGTTTTGGAACAACAAAGTATTGCCATGCATGGCTCAGAAATGTG CCTTGCAGCAATAGAGAATGTTTGTATCTACACGATCATGGTGCTCATGAAGATAGCTTTACCAAAGATGAATTAGTATTAGCTTTTGCAAG GAGTAGAGTCCTACAAATCATTGGTGCTACAAATAATTTGCATCGTCGTTCAGGGAGTGTTTTACCTCCACCGCCAGATGATCCTAGACACATGTCATCAGCCACCAAAGTAGTGTCCACAAGTCCTTTAGAT ATCAAAGGGTCATGTTCAAGCAATGGAGCTGCCAATTCAACAGCACTTCCTGCAGCGAACTCTTG GGCTAGGTGTGTATCTGGCAGTCTTCCACAGGAAATTAGTTCATCATGTTCTAGTAATCTGGCTAATAGAAAGATTGAAGCATCTAATGATTCCCAAGCCCTATTGCCAGAGGCTGTTTGCACCGAAAGGTCTATTCTTGATACAAAAAAATCAGGCGAAGATGAAAATAGCTCTGATGTGCATTCCGATAGTGTAATTGTACCTTCAGAGTTGAACAAACACCACGTTGGTGGAAATTCTCAAACATGTGAGTCAAATGTTATCAACAAGGTTACTGTGAAGAAACTTTCTGGCATTATATCGTCTAACTGTGAAACTTCTTCAGCAGCTTTTGTGGGCCTTGATCAAGACAAGGCTGCACCTTCTGTGAGTACAAGCGTCCTGGAGATTGCTGGACTACATGATTTGAATACTAACAAGGCAGTTTCAAGTCGGGATGTGCATGGCATATGTTCGGAGTTATCATCTGTTAGCATCAACAGTCATCTTGAAGATTCATTTTTCACTCGTGATTCAGACAGAATACCTTTTACTCAGAACTCAATCAATTCCTCTTTAGGGAAGCATTTGCATCAAGATAATGGGTATTGTAAAGATCATTCAACCACACCAGCTTTTTGGGAAGATATAATTGTGGATGATAGTCTAAATAAAGACTATGATCAACAACAATTCTGCAAAGGCAAAAATAATTTAGCATCCGTGCTCCATTCACCTTGTTGTCCTCAGAATCTAACCCAATCAAGCCATCAACTGAAgcaacaaaatcaaatttgtaACCAGAATCATTTCGGTAAACCTTCTGAATCTCTTACTGAACCCTTAGGGGCAGGATTTGAGAAGCTCGTGGAGAGTGAGGATACTGGTTCAAATGTTGATAACAAGGTTTCTTCAGACATTGGAGAAAACCACATTATATCTAACATTTTGTCTTTGGAATTAGATGCATGGGAAGATTCACTAGTTAAGTTGTTGGATGAAAGTGATGAACCATACACATCCTTCAAAGCACCTGCTTTGCGGAATATCCAAGACAAGAATCAGTCCAGGTTTTCCTTTGCCAGACACGATGGTTCTTTGAATGGGGCATCTGATTTGCAGTCATTTGGGATTATTGGATTTGATCCGAAAGTGAATTATGCATCTGGTGGTTATAATGGAAACAAAGATATGTTCACTGGAAAACAACACCCACATGCTTTCCCATCAAGCAATTCTGTGCTATCAGATAAATTTGATGGAAGTCCGTCTTTGGTGCCTTCTAAATTTTCCA TGGCAAAAGCTCATGCTACAAGTCCACCTGGATTTTCAATGTCAGGCAGAATCCCTCCTGGGTTTTCACGTGGGAGAGTAGAACAGAGTTGTAATGGTTCTG TTGAACATTTGCGACCGCAGTATGCTCCTCCATCTGTAAATATCGGCAGGATAGGAGACGTTGAATTCAAAAACCCTATGGTATTGGACCCTAGTAGGGGCATAGTGGATGAAAAGCTGAATAGTGTACCTTTTAACCTGAGGCAAACTTTACTTCCACAATTTAGTCCTAATGAAGATGAAGCTAGACTTAAGATGTTACTACAACAATCTACAGCTTCACAGAATTTAAGACTTACAGATCATTTTGGAAATAGGTTTTCTCCTCAAAGTGATGCTTATAGAACTTCTTCAAGGTTTCTTGATCAATTTCAGTCTAACACACCTTCATTTTCTGAACAATTGCATTCTCAACAGTTCAATAGTAATATTCTAGGTTCAAATAACCAGTGGGGAAGTTGGAATGATTCCAAGTATTTCAGTGGCCTGTCTATGTCTGAAGTGTTGAATAATGAAATAGGAGGATATAACAATTTCATTCCTAGTTACGAGAATATCAAGTCTAAGCACCTGAATTGA
- the LOC123911316 gene encoding uncharacterized protein LOC123911316 isoform X2, translating to MVDKGGKSCPICTEEMDLTDQHLKPCKCGYEICVWCWHHIMEMAQKDETEGRCPACRSPYDKERIVAMAANCRRLVAEMNSQHKKKIHKLKPKSSDGRKHLTDVRVIQRNLVYIIGLPLNLADENLLQRKEYFGRYGKVLKVSISRTSTGIIQHSANNSCCVYITYSKESEAVRCIQSVHFFVLEGRSLRACFGTTKYCHAWLRNVPCSNRECLYLHDHGAHEDSFTKDELVLAFARSRVLQIIGATNNLHRRSGSVLPPPPDDPRHMSSATKVVSTSPLDIKGSCSSNGAANSTALPAANSWARCVSGSLPQEISSSCSSNLANRKIEASNDSQALLPEAVCTERSILDTKKSGEDENSSDVHSDSVIVPSELNKHHVGGNSQTSAFVGLDQDKAAPSVSTSVLEIAGLHDLNTNKAVSSRDVHGICSELSSVSINSHLEDSFFTRDSDRIPFTQNSINSSLGKHLHQDNGYCKDHSTTPAFWEDIIVDDSLNKDYDQQQFCKGKNNLASVLHSPCCPQNLTQSSHQLKQQNQICNQNHFGKPSESLTEPLGAGFEKLVESEDTGSNVDNKVSSDIGENHIISNILSLELDAWEDSLVKLLDESDEPYTSFKAPALRNIQDKNQSRFSFARHDGSLNGASDLQSFGIIGFDPKVNYASGGYNGNKDMFTGKQHPHAFPSSNSVLSDKFDGSPSLVPSKFSMAKAHATSPPGFSMSGRIPPGFSRGRVEQSCNGSVEHLRPQYAPPSVNIGRIGDVEFKNPMVLDPSRGIVDEKLNSVPFNLRQTLLPQFSPNEDEARLKMLLQQSTASQNLRLTDHFGNRFSPQSDAYRTSSRFLDQFQSNTPSFSEQLHSQQFNSNILGSNNQWGSWNDSKYFSGLSMSEVLNNEIGGYNNFIPSYENIKSKHLN from the exons ATGGTTGACAAAGGAGGAAAATCATGTCCGATATGCACTGAGGAGATGGACCTGACTGATCAGCATCTGAAGCCTTGCAAATGTGGCTATGAG ATCTGTGTATGGTGTTGGCATCACATAATGGAAATGGCACAGAAGGATGAAACTGAGGGCCGTTGTCCTGCCTGCCGTTCACCTTATGACAAAGAACGCATTGTGGCAATGGCAGCTAACTGTCGAAG ATTGGTTGCTGAAATGAACTCACagcataaaaagaaaatacataagTTGAAGCCTAAATCATCAGATGGAAGGAAACATCTTACTGATGTTAGAGTCATTCAGCGCAACCTTGTGTATATAATTGGACTTCCTCTTAACCTTGCAGATGAAAAT CTACTTCAGCGTAAGGAGTACTTTGGAAGGTATGGAAAGGTTTTGAAAGTCTCAATATCTCGTACATCAACGGGCATTATTCAACACTCTGCAAACAACAGCTGTTGTGT gTATATaacttactcaaaagaatctGAAGCAGTTCGATGTATTCAATCAGTTCATTTTTTTGTATTAGAAGGTAGATCATTGAG GGCTTGTTTTGGAACAACAAAGTATTGCCATGCATGGCTCAGAAATGTG CCTTGCAGCAATAGAGAATGTTTGTATCTACACGATCATGGTGCTCATGAAGATAGCTTTACCAAAGATGAATTAGTATTAGCTTTTGCAAG GAGTAGAGTCCTACAAATCATTGGTGCTACAAATAATTTGCATCGTCGTTCAGGGAGTGTTTTACCTCCACCGCCAGATGATCCTAGACACATGTCATCAGCCACCAAAGTAGTGTCCACAAGTCCTTTAGAT ATCAAAGGGTCATGTTCAAGCAATGGAGCTGCCAATTCAACAGCACTTCCTGCAGCGAACTCTTG GGCTAGGTGTGTATCTGGCAGTCTTCCACAGGAAATTAGTTCATCATGTTCTAGTAATCTGGCTAATAGAAAGATTGAAGCATCTAATGATTCCCAAGCCCTATTGCCAGAGGCTGTTTGCACCGAAAGGTCTATTCTTGATACAAAAAAATCAGGCGAAGATGAAAATAGCTCTGATGTGCATTCCGATAGTGTAATTGTACCTTCAGAGTTGAACAAACACCACGTTGGTGGAAATTCTCAAACAT CAGCTTTTGTGGGCCTTGATCAAGACAAGGCTGCACCTTCTGTGAGTACAAGCGTCCTGGAGATTGCTGGACTACATGATTTGAATACTAACAAGGCAGTTTCAAGTCGGGATGTGCATGGCATATGTTCGGAGTTATCATCTGTTAGCATCAACAGTCATCTTGAAGATTCATTTTTCACTCGTGATTCAGACAGAATACCTTTTACTCAGAACTCAATCAATTCCTCTTTAGGGAAGCATTTGCATCAAGATAATGGGTATTGTAAAGATCATTCAACCACACCAGCTTTTTGGGAAGATATAATTGTGGATGATAGTCTAAATAAAGACTATGATCAACAACAATTCTGCAAAGGCAAAAATAATTTAGCATCCGTGCTCCATTCACCTTGTTGTCCTCAGAATCTAACCCAATCAAGCCATCAACTGAAgcaacaaaatcaaatttgtaACCAGAATCATTTCGGTAAACCTTCTGAATCTCTTACTGAACCCTTAGGGGCAGGATTTGAGAAGCTCGTGGAGAGTGAGGATACTGGTTCAAATGTTGATAACAAGGTTTCTTCAGACATTGGAGAAAACCACATTATATCTAACATTTTGTCTTTGGAATTAGATGCATGGGAAGATTCACTAGTTAAGTTGTTGGATGAAAGTGATGAACCATACACATCCTTCAAAGCACCTGCTTTGCGGAATATCCAAGACAAGAATCAGTCCAGGTTTTCCTTTGCCAGACACGATGGTTCTTTGAATGGGGCATCTGATTTGCAGTCATTTGGGATTATTGGATTTGATCCGAAAGTGAATTATGCATCTGGTGGTTATAATGGAAACAAAGATATGTTCACTGGAAAACAACACCCACATGCTTTCCCATCAAGCAATTCTGTGCTATCAGATAAATTTGATGGAAGTCCGTCTTTGGTGCCTTCTAAATTTTCCA TGGCAAAAGCTCATGCTACAAGTCCACCTGGATTTTCAATGTCAGGCAGAATCCCTCCTGGGTTTTCACGTGGGAGAGTAGAACAGAGTTGTAATGGTTCTG TTGAACATTTGCGACCGCAGTATGCTCCTCCATCTGTAAATATCGGCAGGATAGGAGACGTTGAATTCAAAAACCCTATGGTATTGGACCCTAGTAGGGGCATAGTGGATGAAAAGCTGAATAGTGTACCTTTTAACCTGAGGCAAACTTTACTTCCACAATTTAGTCCTAATGAAGATGAAGCTAGACTTAAGATGTTACTACAACAATCTACAGCTTCACAGAATTTAAGACTTACAGATCATTTTGGAAATAGGTTTTCTCCTCAAAGTGATGCTTATAGAACTTCTTCAAGGTTTCTTGATCAATTTCAGTCTAACACACCTTCATTTTCTGAACAATTGCATTCTCAACAGTTCAATAGTAATATTCTAGGTTCAAATAACCAGTGGGGAAGTTGGAATGATTCCAAGTATTTCAGTGGCCTGTCTATGTCTGAAGTGTTGAATAATGAAATAGGAGGATATAACAATTTCATTCCTAGTTACGAGAATATCAAGTCTAAGCACCTGAATTGA
- the LOC123911316 gene encoding uncharacterized protein LOC123911316 isoform X3 — translation MVDKGGKSCPICTEEMDLTDQHLKPCKCGYEICVWCWHHIMEMAQKDETEGRCPACRSPYDKERIVAMAANCRRLVAEMNSQHKKKIHKLKPKSSDGRKHLTDVRVIQRNLVYIIGLPLNLADENLLQRKEYFGRYGKVLKVSISRTSTGIIQHSANNSCCVYITYSKESEAVRCIQSVHFFVLEGRSLRACFGTTKYCHAWLRNVPCSNRECLYLHDHGAHEDSFTKDELVLAFARSRVLQIIGATNNLHRRSGSVLPPPPDDPRHMSSATKVVSTSPLDIKGSCSSNGAANSTALPAANSWARCVSGSLPQEISSSCSSNLANRKIEASNDSQALLPEAVCTERSILDTKKSGEDENSSDVHSDSVIVPSELNKHHVGGNSQTSFVGLDQDKAAPSVSTSVLEIAGLHDLNTNKAVSSRDVHGICSELSSVSINSHLEDSFFTRDSDRIPFTQNSINSSLGKHLHQDNGYCKDHSTTPAFWEDIIVDDSLNKDYDQQQFCKGKNNLASVLHSPCCPQNLTQSSHQLKQQNQICNQNHFGKPSESLTEPLGAGFEKLVESEDTGSNVDNKVSSDIGENHIISNILSLELDAWEDSLVKLLDESDEPYTSFKAPALRNIQDKNQSRFSFARHDGSLNGASDLQSFGIIGFDPKVNYASGGYNGNKDMFTGKQHPHAFPSSNSVLSDKFDGSPSLVPSKFSMAKAHATSPPGFSMSGRIPPGFSRGRVEQSCNGSVEHLRPQYAPPSVNIGRIGDVEFKNPMVLDPSRGIVDEKLNSVPFNLRQTLLPQFSPNEDEARLKMLLQQSTASQNLRLTDHFGNRFSPQSDAYRTSSRFLDQFQSNTPSFSEQLHSQQFNSNILGSNNQWGSWNDSKYFSGLSMSEVLNNEIGGYNNFIPSYENIKSKHLN, via the exons ATGGTTGACAAAGGAGGAAAATCATGTCCGATATGCACTGAGGAGATGGACCTGACTGATCAGCATCTGAAGCCTTGCAAATGTGGCTATGAG ATCTGTGTATGGTGTTGGCATCACATAATGGAAATGGCACAGAAGGATGAAACTGAGGGCCGTTGTCCTGCCTGCCGTTCACCTTATGACAAAGAACGCATTGTGGCAATGGCAGCTAACTGTCGAAG ATTGGTTGCTGAAATGAACTCACagcataaaaagaaaatacataagTTGAAGCCTAAATCATCAGATGGAAGGAAACATCTTACTGATGTTAGAGTCATTCAGCGCAACCTTGTGTATATAATTGGACTTCCTCTTAACCTTGCAGATGAAAAT CTACTTCAGCGTAAGGAGTACTTTGGAAGGTATGGAAAGGTTTTGAAAGTCTCAATATCTCGTACATCAACGGGCATTATTCAACACTCTGCAAACAACAGCTGTTGTGT gTATATaacttactcaaaagaatctGAAGCAGTTCGATGTATTCAATCAGTTCATTTTTTTGTATTAGAAGGTAGATCATTGAG GGCTTGTTTTGGAACAACAAAGTATTGCCATGCATGGCTCAGAAATGTG CCTTGCAGCAATAGAGAATGTTTGTATCTACACGATCATGGTGCTCATGAAGATAGCTTTACCAAAGATGAATTAGTATTAGCTTTTGCAAG GAGTAGAGTCCTACAAATCATTGGTGCTACAAATAATTTGCATCGTCGTTCAGGGAGTGTTTTACCTCCACCGCCAGATGATCCTAGACACATGTCATCAGCCACCAAAGTAGTGTCCACAAGTCCTTTAGAT ATCAAAGGGTCATGTTCAAGCAATGGAGCTGCCAATTCAACAGCACTTCCTGCAGCGAACTCTTG GGCTAGGTGTGTATCTGGCAGTCTTCCACAGGAAATTAGTTCATCATGTTCTAGTAATCTGGCTAATAGAAAGATTGAAGCATCTAATGATTCCCAAGCCCTATTGCCAGAGGCTGTTTGCACCGAAAGGTCTATTCTTGATACAAAAAAATCAGGCGAAGATGAAAATAGCTCTGATGTGCATTCCGATAGTGTAATTGTACCTTCAGAGTTGAACAAACACCACGTTGGTGGAAATTCTCAAACAT CTTTTGTGGGCCTTGATCAAGACAAGGCTGCACCTTCTGTGAGTACAAGCGTCCTGGAGATTGCTGGACTACATGATTTGAATACTAACAAGGCAGTTTCAAGTCGGGATGTGCATGGCATATGTTCGGAGTTATCATCTGTTAGCATCAACAGTCATCTTGAAGATTCATTTTTCACTCGTGATTCAGACAGAATACCTTTTACTCAGAACTCAATCAATTCCTCTTTAGGGAAGCATTTGCATCAAGATAATGGGTATTGTAAAGATCATTCAACCACACCAGCTTTTTGGGAAGATATAATTGTGGATGATAGTCTAAATAAAGACTATGATCAACAACAATTCTGCAAAGGCAAAAATAATTTAGCATCCGTGCTCCATTCACCTTGTTGTCCTCAGAATCTAACCCAATCAAGCCATCAACTGAAgcaacaaaatcaaatttgtaACCAGAATCATTTCGGTAAACCTTCTGAATCTCTTACTGAACCCTTAGGGGCAGGATTTGAGAAGCTCGTGGAGAGTGAGGATACTGGTTCAAATGTTGATAACAAGGTTTCTTCAGACATTGGAGAAAACCACATTATATCTAACATTTTGTCTTTGGAATTAGATGCATGGGAAGATTCACTAGTTAAGTTGTTGGATGAAAGTGATGAACCATACACATCCTTCAAAGCACCTGCTTTGCGGAATATCCAAGACAAGAATCAGTCCAGGTTTTCCTTTGCCAGACACGATGGTTCTTTGAATGGGGCATCTGATTTGCAGTCATTTGGGATTATTGGATTTGATCCGAAAGTGAATTATGCATCTGGTGGTTATAATGGAAACAAAGATATGTTCACTGGAAAACAACACCCACATGCTTTCCCATCAAGCAATTCTGTGCTATCAGATAAATTTGATGGAAGTCCGTCTTTGGTGCCTTCTAAATTTTCCA TGGCAAAAGCTCATGCTACAAGTCCACCTGGATTTTCAATGTCAGGCAGAATCCCTCCTGGGTTTTCACGTGGGAGAGTAGAACAGAGTTGTAATGGTTCTG TTGAACATTTGCGACCGCAGTATGCTCCTCCATCTGTAAATATCGGCAGGATAGGAGACGTTGAATTCAAAAACCCTATGGTATTGGACCCTAGTAGGGGCATAGTGGATGAAAAGCTGAATAGTGTACCTTTTAACCTGAGGCAAACTTTACTTCCACAATTTAGTCCTAATGAAGATGAAGCTAGACTTAAGATGTTACTACAACAATCTACAGCTTCACAGAATTTAAGACTTACAGATCATTTTGGAAATAGGTTTTCTCCTCAAAGTGATGCTTATAGAACTTCTTCAAGGTTTCTTGATCAATTTCAGTCTAACACACCTTCATTTTCTGAACAATTGCATTCTCAACAGTTCAATAGTAATATTCTAGGTTCAAATAACCAGTGGGGAAGTTGGAATGATTCCAAGTATTTCAGTGGCCTGTCTATGTCTGAAGTGTTGAATAATGAAATAGGAGGATATAACAATTTCATTCCTAGTTACGAGAATATCAAGTCTAAGCACCTGAATTGA